A region from the Antennarius striatus isolate MH-2024 chromosome 22, ASM4005453v1, whole genome shotgun sequence genome encodes:
- the ankrd16 gene encoding ankyrin repeat domain-containing protein 16 yields the protein MDENALKQLMKLTQEGQFSSLEKRITSGGSAAAQSVRITHFGRSGDTLLHYAARQGHSDIVEYLVGVVGMDVEVHNNDYKRPLHEAASMGHQSCVRCLLQRGATVDCLKKADWTPLMMSCTRRNLDVIQELLSHGADPALKNKDGWNSFHIACREGHPLVVQHLLHVAPDIWRTESKIGRTPLHTAAMHGCQDVVRILLERCCPPDSIDSCGVTPFMDAIRNGHVSVARLLLETHQVSPAATDNVGAQPVHQAAVTGQDEALRFLVRELKVDVNQRATGIQLTALHYAAKEGQTSTIKTLLELGADLHARDGKGRSALHMASVGQHVDAAMALMQLGLKDSEDASGTTAQQLAKKPDAVRLFESGLQ from the exons ATGGATGAAAATGCTTTAAAACAGCTGATGAAGCTGACTCAGGAAGGACAATTCAGCTCTCTGGAGAAACGGATCACGTCAGGCGGCTCGGCTGCAGCGCAGAGCGTCAGGATCACACACTTCGGACGATCCGGAGACACGCTGCTGCACTACGCCGCCAGACAGGGACACTCGGACATTGTGGAGTATCTCGTCGGGGTGGTGGGCATGGATGTGGAGGTGCACAACAACGACTACAAGAGGCCACTTCACGAAGCTGCGTCCATGGGGCATCAGAGTTGTGTTCGCTGCCTGCTCCAGCGAGGAGCCACGGTGGACTGTCTGAAGAAGGCGGACTG GACTCCGCTGATGATGTCTTGTACTCGGAGGAACTTAGACGTGATTCAGGAGCTGCTGTCCCACGGTGCCGATCCCGCTCTGAAAAATAAAGACGGATGGAACTCCTTCCATATCGCCTGCAGGGAGGGCCATCCTCTGGTGGTGCAACACCTGCTTCATGTTGCCCCAGACATCTGGAGGACGGAAAGCAAGATCGGCAGGACACCGCTGCACACTGCAG CAATGCATGGGTGCCAGGACGTTGTCAGGATATTGCTTGAGAG ATGTTGCCCCCCCGATAGCATCGACAGCTGTGGAGTCACTCCTTTCATGGATGCTATCAGGAATGGACACGTTTCTGTAGCGAGGTTGCTTTTGGAGACGCACCAG gtttcTCCAGCAGCGACCGACAATGTTGGGGCCCAGCCGGTGCACCAGGCTGCTGTCACCGGCCAGGACGAGGCGTTGCGGTTCCTGGTGAGAGAACTAAAGGTGGATGTGAACCAGAGGGCGACCGGCATCCAGCTCACTGCCCTGCATTATGCAGCAAAG GAGGGCCAAAcctccacaataaaaacactgctGGAGCTGGGGGCTGATCTCCATGCTCGGGACGGAAAGGGAAGAAGtg CGCTGCATATGGCATCCGTCGGGCAGCATGTGGATGCAGCCATGGCGCTCATGCAGCTGGGACTCAAAGACTCAGAGGACGCTTCTGGCACAACAGCACAGCAGCTCGCCAAGAAACCAGATGCAGTGCGACTGTTTGAAAGCGGTCTACAGTGA
- the gdi2 gene encoding rab GDP dissociation inhibitor beta, whose protein sequence is MNEEYDVIVLGTGLTECILSGIMSVKGKKVLHMDRNSYYGAESASITPLEELYKRFKLPGKPPESLGKGRDWNVDLIPKFLMANGQLVSILLLAQVTRYLEFKVVEGSFVYKGGKVYKVPCTETEALSSNLMGLLEKRRFKGFLQFIAHFDECNPKTKQDVDPIKTTMRDLYKKFGLSREVQEFTGHALALYRTDEYLDRSCIETINKIKLYTESLARYGKSPYLYPLYGLGELPQGFARLSAIYGGTYMLNKPIEEIVVENGKVVGVRSEGELARCKQLICDPSYFMDGVEKTGQVIRAICILSHPINNTGNVESCQIIIPQEQLNRKHDIYICMISFAHCVAAKGKYVAIVSTTVETSKPEEEIQVPLKLLEPIEQKFISISDLYKPTDMGTDSKIFISRSYDATTHFETTCDDIKSIYKRMMGVDLDFADMERTRLDIVGDV, encoded by the exons atgaatgaagaatacGATGTTATCGTCCTGGGCACCGGACTCACG GAATGCATTTTATCTGGCATCATGTCAGTGAAGGGTAAAAAGGTTTTGCACATGGACCGCAATTCCTACTACGGCGCTGAGAGTGCCTCCATCACGCCTCTGGAAGAG CTCTACAAGCGCTTTAAGCTTCCTGGCAAACCTCCTGAGTCGCTGGGAAAGGGCCGGGATTGGAATGTGGACCTCATCCCTAAATTCCTAATGGCCAATG GTCAGCTGGTCAGCATACTGCTGCTCGCACAGGTGACTCGCTATCTGGAATTTAAAGTTGTAGAAGGCAGTTTTGTGTACAAGGGTGGCAAAGTCTACAAAGTCCCTTGTACAGAAACCGAGGCTCTGTCGTCAA ATTTGATGGGGTTACTGGAGAAGCGACGCTTCAAGGGTTTCCTGCAATTTATTGCCCATTTTGATGAGTGCAACCCCAAGACCAAGCAAGATGTTGACCCCATAAAGACGACAATGAGGGACCTGTACAAAAAATTTGGCCTCAGCCGTGAAGTTCAGGAATTCACTGGGCACGCCCTTGCCCTTTATCGCACAGATGA GTACCTGGATCGTAGCTGCATTGAGACAATAAACAAGATCAAGCTTTACACTGAGTCTCTGGCCAGATATGGCAAAAGTCCATACCTATACCCCCTGTACGGCCTTGGGGAACTCCCACAAGGTTTTGCCAG GCTGAGTGCGATCTATGGTGGGACGTACATGTTGAACAAACCCATAGAGGAGATTGTGGTGGAGAATGGGAAAGTGGTGGGAGTCAGGTCTGAAGGAGAG CTCGCCCGCTGCAAACAGCTGATCTGTGATCCCAGCTACTTTATGGATGGTGTCGAAAAAACTGGTCAGGTGATCCGAGCCATCTGCATTTTGAGCCACCCCATTAACAACACTGGCAACGTCGAGTCCTGCCAGATCATCATCCCCCAGGAGCAGCTGAATAGGAAGCATG ATATCTACATTTGCATGATCTCTTTTGCTCACTGTGTGGCAGCAAAGGGGAAATACGTTGCCATCGTCAGCACCACAGTGGAGACAAGCAAGCCAGAGGAAGAGATCCAAGTGCCCTTGAAGCTCCTGGAGCCCATTGAGCAAAAGTTTATCAGCATCAGTGACCTGTATAAGCCCACTGACATGGGCACTGACAGCAAA ATTTTCATCTCTCGTTCATACGATGCTACGACTCACTTTGAGACGACCTGTGACGACATCAAGTCCATCTACAAGAGGATGATGGGTGTAGACTTGGACTTTGCTGACATGGAGCGCACGAGGCTGGACATCGTTGGTGACGTGTAG
- the asb13a.1 gene encoding ankyrin repeat and SOCS box protein 13a.1 has protein sequence MEMTAARRSFLCDIGFWADRTALHEAASHGRTLQLKQLIDSGASVNMVTVDNITPLHEACIQAHPNCARLLLEAGAQVDVRTIHGSTPLCNACASGSVECVKLLLDYGAKVNPSLTALTASPLHEACIKGNIEIVKLMIASGAQLEAYDVHFGPPLHIACAKGHVDCVKELLHAGANVNSVKFHDTALHHAARVDMVAMIELLVEYGARVYASDNVGKKAVDYTTPTSPAHSCLTFYESCPLSLQQLCRITVRMMLGTRASDVLSQMDISHRIHSYLQYSDHPTSLK, from the exons ATGGAGATGACAGCTGCGCGCCGTTCTTTCCTTTGCGACATTG GTTTCTGGGCAGACCGTACAGCCTTGCATGAGGCAGCTTCCCATGGCAGGACCCTGCAGCTCAAACAGCTGATTGACAGCGGAGCATCGGTCAACATGGTGACAGTGGACAACATCACTCCACTCCACGAAGCCTGCATACAAGCTCATCCTAACTGCGccaggctgctgctggaggctggAGCCCAG GTGGATGTACGGACAATCCATGGCAGTACTCCATTGTGTAACGCCTGTGCTTCTGGCAGCGTGGAGTGTGTCAAGTTGCTTTTAGACTATGGAGCCAAAGTGAATCCGTCTCTCACAGCCCTCACGGCCTCACCTCTCCATGAAGCCTGCATAAAAG GTAATATTGAGATAGTCAAGTTGATGATAGCCAGCGGTGCTCAGCTGGAGGCATATGACGTCCACTTTGGTCCACCCCTTCACATCGCATGTGCTAAAGGACATGTGGACTGTGTCAAGGAGCTGCTCCACGCAG GTGCCAATGTGAATTCGGTTAAGTTCCATGACACAGCTTTGCATCATGCAGCACGGGTCGATATGGTGGCCATGATCGAGCTGTTGGTGGAGTATGGTGCTCGTGTGTATGCCAGCGACAACGTGGGAAAAAAGGCTGTAGACTACACAACTCCAACATCTCCTGCACACTCCTGCCTTACGTTTTATGAGA gTTGTCCTCTGAGTCTGCAGCAGCTTTGTAGAATCACCGTGAGGATGATGCTGGGGACCAGAGCCTCAGATGTCTTAAGTCAGATGGATATTTCCCACCGCATCCACAGCTACCTCCAGTACAGTGATCATCCTACATCGCTAAAGTGA